Genomic window (Centroberyx gerrardi isolate f3 chromosome 9, fCenGer3.hap1.cur.20231027, whole genome shotgun sequence):
GAAATATCGCCTCCATTTGTAATATGGTAAGTAGCTTGCTGGCTAGCCATTTTTACTATCGATTGCCTGCAGCCACTGTGATGGACCTTGTATGTAATGATGTTCATGGTTGaatccctccccccccccccccctttttttcctcttcctcctcctcctcctcctcctcctcctgcacagTCTGTCTGGGTGAAGCTCTGTATAAAGGATGCAAGGTAAAGCAGGACGGGGTCAGTGTTTTGGGGTTTATCTGTCCAGCAGGCTCGCTGCTCCGGCAGGCCAGTGAGCATGAGGCCTGCGTCTGAAACCGTGATATTTGTCGTAGACCTTGACACAGTGCTGCTTGCTAACAGCGTtactgttgtctgttgtctgttgtctgttgtctgttgctGGCGACGACACAGCGTGCAAGTTGTGTAAGTTGGCAGTCAccgatgattgacaggtgaattAAAACAACGCGTTGCCTTTGACAGCTTGTTTTGATTGCATAATCCGGTGAGGGATGTTACATACTCATTGCATTGAGCAGGAACTGGACTaatctgtgtttacatgctctCAGGGACAGTTAAGAGTGGTTAAGAACAGACTTAAATGGCTCTGGTTAATACTATAGATCATCCAACATCCTCTGACATGATGTGTGGCTGCTATACCATTCTCCCTTTACTGACCCAGGCCTGCACAACTGTTAGAGTCACACTAACCCTGATGTATTACACTGTCCCCTTGCATAACGAGTTATAGATTTATATGTGATGACCTTTACTAAGGCATTGATGAAGACATTTACACTGATATTGAGTCCAAGCTTCAGTAAAACAGACGAGGTGACATCCAGTCCTTGAGATAGTTATTTCCCAGACCGTTGCAACAACACTGCTAAAGCCATGTGGGGGTGATGACAGGGACAAGTTGGACTGGACTAGCCCAAGGTGAGGCTCTGTTGATGTTAACAGTGTGGACGAGCATTTGATTGTGATTCGGTGGCAGGATGGCTTGGCAGTTAGAGACTGTCCTGTATCTGACAGGACAGGGAACGGCTTCGATCCCCCTGTGACAGACAGTGTCCGTCTCTGCCAGAGTGTCCTTGAGCCAGACAATAAGCTGATGTTCATGTATCTTAAAAGAAATGCCTTCATACATTGTGTGTCATCTAGAAAAAGTTCTTATGCATAAATATTGTGCTTACAGCCAAATCCAAGCCAAAATTGTGATTTATCAAAATTGACCTTATGTTAAAAGCAGTGGATTACATTGATTTTCTCTAGTTTTATGTCAAAAGCTAAAACTAATGTCATAGGCTTTAGAAATTATGCCCACTGTTTATAATAAGGTAATGGGTTGCTCTAATATCAAACATTTGAAAGAGCCCATGGTTTCATTTGACAGTTCGGCCATTAAGTGGAGCATTGATGTTTCTGCCTTGTGGCACTATTGTTTtgagtagattttttttgtactttcaAGTCCGCTGTAATGGTACAGTGTCACTGAGGATTTTGATGAGCtatgatttagtgagataaaAGGCTTTTGGCCAGTGTTTGCATTATGAAACAGTCCATCTCCTCTGAAGAAAgaattgatgtgtgtgtgtatgtgtgtgtgtatgtgtgtgtgtgtgtgtgtgtgtatgtgtgtttgcacatgaaCTTGTGCCTGCATATGTGTAGCAGCTTTCTCAGACTCAAAGCGGAAATCGGACAAAGAGGTATTCACAGTCTGCTTTGACTGAGAGAAATGACAGTCATTGAAAGTCAAAGCCATCCCCCTACTAAAGTGTCTTCTGTGTTCTCTCAACAAAGCCATGGTTCATTTGGAAAATCTTTGAGCTCTGAAAAGTGAAAAGGCTCTGTCAGGAGATAAGTGGTCTTCCTCGGCAATCGCAGCTGTAAAATACTCCTGACTTTAAACATCGCTGTGTGCTATTTAGGCGATCTCCTGTTTCCAAGTTGACAGGGAGGATTATCCAAAGGAATCAAGAAATGAGCTACAGTAAATCATTCTATGGGAAACTGAGACCTTCATGAAATGTGACAGACAGGAATGTCTTTTCAATAATTTGCTGAAATAGGACTAATGTTATCAATTGTACTGTCTGAGAAAGGCCTATAAGCTTGGTTAATCTCTTAGGTGTGGCTTTAAAGCTTCAGCAGCCTGTTGGTGCTTGTTGACTGCATAATATTTCCATATTAATTTGGTTATATGTACATAGAGTAAACAAAACAGATTAGGCTTTCATCTCAGCATTGTAACTCATTCTCCATAAGCATGAATGAGTCAACAGTGTATGGGCGACTCTGGATCATCATGATAACAACTAAATACTGGTGTTGTTAATGTGCATCATGTTTTGACAAAGCAAAgtgtttcatgttttatctCTGGTCTTTTCAGGGCACCAATGCCTCTGCTCTGGAGAAAGACATCGGTCCGGAGCAATTCCCAATCAATGAACACTACTTTGGATTGGTCAATGTAAGTGTCACTAAATCCCCTCATACATTAACAAAGGTCATGGGCATAAACACTGGTGtcttttttcaaaacaaaccGCTAGACTGGGGCCCACAGGGACCCGAGTGAGTCATGTCCTCTACCGGACAGCTGGTATTGTTGAAGGTAAcaggttttgttgtttgtgggACTGACAGCCAATCCACTTAGGTTCTGTTTCATGAATATGGAATTTACGCAGACTCTCAAGTCTCGCCCCGGTTGCAGTCTCTGCCAAATGGATGAAAACAAGcatggtgtgcatgtgtgtatctgtgtcggAGACAGATAATTAATCAGATTGAGAATGCTGATAAAATGTTAGAGTTAATGTTCATCCATCTACCTGATAGATGCATATCTGGATAGGTGACTACATATCTCTATTTAGGTGTGAAGCTCCTGAGCGCCTcgccttgttcagaaatccctCACAGTCTTTGTTTAGGCGAACACCACGAGTCCTTGTTACATGTTTACAGAGTTACAGTCTGTTTCCCAGCTGAGATGATAACACGCTTTTGTCCtcctctttgtttgtgtgtccctGTTCCTTCCTGCTCCCCCGCAGTTTGGAAACACTTGTTACTGTAACTCGGTGCTCCAGGCCCTGTACTTCTGCCGGCCTTTCCGGGAGAACGTGCTGGCCTACAAGGCCCagcagaagaaaaaggagaaccTGCTCACATGTCTGGCCGACCTCTTCCACAGCATCGCCACGCAGAAGAAGAAGGTGGGCGTCATCCCGCCCAAGAAGTTCATCTCCCGTCTACGGAAGGAGAATGGTGAGCGCCCATGCCCCTTCTGCCTGCTGAAAGCCTTACAGTAGTTTTAGCCTGCTAATACTGGCTCAGCACTACGGACTGAGACAGGATATGTTTTCCAGTGctaaaatcatttttataaatCATCAGAGACTCAATCGTGTGGTTTTGTATTGTGTAGTGGTAGCAATGTCGGCCTTAATGTAGTCTGGTGAATGTTTGAGGTGAAGGGCAGGTGCATGTTGGTGGTAAGGTCATTCAGAGCGTGGAACTGAAAGAGAGGCAGATTGTTCTCTGTTGTCCAACTTGAGGAAGCTCTTTATGTGAATGAACAATGCAATCTCTGTTTGGACCGGGCTCTGGTCAGCTGCCTCCGCTCTTGCTCTCTtccccgctctccctctctccctggctctCCCCTCCTCAAGTTTCACTTTTTACATACATTACTGTCTAAATAGGAGTGTGTATGGACGCTGGCACTATCGGCGTAGGCCACCggttttatatatttgatttacCTGACTAACAATTCCCCTAGCGTTATCTCTCTTTACCTAAGCGCCACTGTGATCTCTGCATCCCCCTCCAGACCTGTTTGACAACTACATGCAGCAGGATGCCCATGAATTCCTCAACTACCTGCTGAACACGGTGGCCGACatcctgcaggaggagaagaagcaggAGAAGCAGAACGGACGCCTCAAGAACAATGGCACTGCCGTCACCACGGAGACCGAGACGGAGAACAAGACGGAGCCCACCTGGGTTCATGACATCTTCCAAGGCACACTGACCAATGAGACACGCTGCCTCAACTGTGAGACGGTGTGTGGCTCTCCTTTATTGGCCTGTTGAGTACTCTTGGTGGTGTAGTGTATTTTATGCTCAGTTCTCTTATTCAGGGTCTCCgtgggtccttaaaaagtctgaaaaagtcttaaattctCAATTTAAGgtctgaaaaaaatattaaaatgtcttgTACAATTATTAGACGTCTTATTTTTGCACCATGCAATGACACgtttctttgcactgcatgttcacttttagattaatacagaataTAGTGTTATTCATACAATATGCATCATATCTACTTTACTATACAAAGTTGGACTTCTTTAccaattaatttcctgttgtcctttttcttatacttcACATTTTTAGTTTCAGAACATTCATTAGCTATTTTCATCAGAAATAGTCTGTttttgtaaaaagtaaaaagttgtaCTTCTTTCTGTACTATTTTACTTGTGAGTACAGTTCAACAAATGATCTTTTGGGTTCCTCCTTTCTCTGAGACCTCCTCTGGTCCCTGTGTGGCCCTGAATGAGAGATCCCTCCTGAATACGTCTGAAAAAGGGATTAGCCCTTTTGCAGAGAGGTTGATGCTGAGAGATGCCATGAGCAGGCCTGGTGGGCTGTAGCCACCCACTTTACCTCAGTGACACCAGAGGCTTTGTCCTCAAAATGGCGAGGGTGAGGAAAGGGAGAGCCAAGGGAAGGGTAGCCCTGAACAACCCCTGCAAAACACCAAGGCGCTGTGCTGTGCAGAGACAAAAGCCACCCAGCATCATCAGCACATCAAAGACTCACcatgtcttctgtgtgtgtgtgtgtgtgtgtgtgtgtgtgtgtgtgtgtgtgtgtgtgtgtgtgtgtgtataagtgtgggTGGGTGCTCTGTCACACCACAGCAGGCTTATCCTCACTGACACAGTCAAAGAAAATGACAGCTTACTTACCTTGATGTTGCACATTCTCTTTGGCAGGTAAGCAGCAAAGATGAGGATTTTCTGGATCTTTCAGTGGATGTGGAGCAGAATACATCAATAACGCACTGTCTCAGGTAGTATTGACTCATTATACAACCAGCCACACCTTGCAGTCTGACAGCAGGCTCTATTCCCCCTGGTCTGAGTGAGCTAAGCTAACCAATACTCCTGTCGGCTTGCTGTCCTCTCCAGGGACTTCAGCAACACAGAGACTTTGTGCAGTGAATACAAATACTACTGTGAAACATGCTGCAGCAAGCAGGAAGCACAGAAACGGTCAGTCCAACACGGAGCTACTGAATAATACACAGATTGTAGAAGCAATCGCCTCCCTACTTACACAATGCTTTAATACCAGTGTGATGTGCAAAAACTACTTGTAGGCACAATTTcctgagaatgtgtgtgtgtcagcaggatGCGCGTGAAGAAGCTGCCTATGATCCTGGCCCTGCATCTGAAGAGGTTTAAGTACATGGAGCAGCTGCACCGCTACACCAAGCTGTCGTATCGCGTGGTCTTCCCCTTAGAGCTCCGTCTGTTCAACACGTCCGGGGATGCAGTCAACCTGGATCGCATGTATGATCTAGTGGCTGTGGTCGTTCACTGTGGCAGGTACAGTACCTTTTAGTTTCGATTACCAgaccaaaataaaagcccaaacCAGACCAAAGGAGAGACCAAACATGATTAGAtgctaaaacactttttttgttgCCAATATTTCTGTTgtgtcacaaaaataaaaatatgaaagaaTACTGTGATATGTTGTGATGACTTCTTTGTTGTAAACAGTTACTGCATATTATAAGCATGACAAAACATAATTGTTAGTCATTCTGCATACAATGGTAGCCATCATAGACGCAACAAAGAAGCGGTACAATGTGCGAGTTGTAACCTCTGTATACTAGAGATTCACAGCTTGTCTCTGTTTCCTCAGTGGCCCGAACAGAGGACATTACATCACCATAGTGAAGAGTCACGGcttctggctgctgtttgacGATGACATTGTGGAGGTGCGTCACACTGTAATGGTCTGGTTCATGTTCCTTGACTCATCTGTTTGTACATCAGCTATTGTCTGTTTTATCGCTAAGTAgtgtctctctgttcctctttgTGCAGAAAATTGATGCCCAGGCCATTGAGGAGTTTTATGGTCTTACCTCAGACATCTCAAAGAACTCTGAGTCTGGATACATCCTCTTCTACCAGTCCAGGGAGTGACTGGACCTGGATCAGTGACGCGGGAgaggacagaacagaatgagACCTTTTTACCTTTAGCCTAACTGACCCGGACTCTCGCCACCACCATCCCATCCCACCCCATCCTGCTGCCCTCCTCCCAAAGTCGGGACCTCTCTGAGACACGTGCCAATACCATCCTCTGTCCCACAGCCAGCCCCCTGGGTTTACCTGCActtcatcaccccccccccccatgatcCTTTTCCTCCCCGGCCCTCCCTCGGCCTGCTGGGAAGTCTGTAATTTGCTTCTTGCCCTTCAGTCACCTGCATCTGGACTGCACTTTAGAACAAAAGCAACAAATGCTCACACAACAGCaatgagaaagaaacaaaaaggagTCTACGCCCGCAACAAGCCCCCTTGACACAGGCTGGTGGGGGAAAGTCTGCAGGGGAGATCGGTCTGTTCTGGGTTACCAGGAACACACTGGGATGAAGGGACCGGTACACATACAGACTGTTCTCACAAATGGTATTGTGtcatttatatgtatataaggTCTTCTACAATGTGTCACACTCATAATTCCTTTCATTAGGGCTATCCCATGACTTTTTTTCCTAACACTGTCTAGCCCGTTGATATGTTTATGTCTTAAACCCTGGTGGATGCATGAGCTTGAAGCGAACGACGTTGGAGACAAACACTGTATAATACGCATAGAAAGGTTTCATGCATTTCCAATAGCTTTGAAGCAATATCTGAGCATTAATTTGAGATGTCTCACAAGCTTAAAGCTATCTGATCTTGGACTACGAGTGAAGTTGCTTGATGACGGTATAGAGATTGTCTTAAGCCCCCATAGAGAATCactctgtgttgctgtgtgtctgctctgACAACTTCTTCTGGTCTAAGCAGATGTGATCCAGTACTCTTAGGTCTCCTTATGTACTTAACACTTTATCCATCTGAACCACATGCTCTAACACTAGACAAGTAAGGAAATCCTGCTGTTTTTAATAGAAGCTGACCTTCTCTGTCACATCCAGTATGGATCACCAGTCAGACCAGTTAAATCCTTATAGACCTTTTATTATAATATAAAATCCCTATTTATTGAACTTATTTATTACTGTTTGGTATTCGTAATGTTGACTGCTGGTTAAGGGAGGTATGTGTGTAGGATGGCTCTGTTGGGAGCTTTGTATGTTAAGACTCCTGTCTTGTGTCTAAGCTCTCTCAATGTGAAGGGCAAGGTGTATGTAATACACAGGTTTATAGGACAGATTTGTCTAGGGTTGGGCAGGGCTGCaaaaaaagtttgattttatcagtttgattttgtg
Coding sequences:
- the usp46 gene encoding ubiquitin carboxyl-terminal hydrolase 46; translation: MTVRNIASICNMGTNASALEKDIGPEQFPINEHYFGLVNFGNTCYCNSVLQALYFCRPFRENVLAYKAQQKKKENLLTCLADLFHSIATQKKKVGVIPPKKFISRLRKENDLFDNYMQQDAHEFLNYLLNTVADILQEEKKQEKQNGRLKNNGTAVTTETETENKTEPTWVHDIFQGTLTNETRCLNCETVSSKDEDFLDLSVDVEQNTSITHCLRDFSNTETLCSEYKYYCETCCSKQEAQKRMRVKKLPMILALHLKRFKYMEQLHRYTKLSYRVVFPLELRLFNTSGDAVNLDRMYDLVAVVVHCGSGPNRGHYITIVKSHGFWLLFDDDIVEKIDAQAIEEFYGLTSDISKNSESGYILFYQSRE